The DNA segment CATACCGAAACCGACTTCCTTCACGATGACAGGGACGCCGACATGCGCAGTGATTTCCTCGATCTGGCGCAGCCACATCGTGAAATCGCGGTCGCCTTCGGGCATGATCATTTCCTGGGGCGCGTTGATGTGGATCTGCAGAGCATCGGCCTCGAGAATGTCCACGGCGCGCTTGGCATTCTCGAGCGAATGGTGCGCTCCGATATTGGCGAATATCCTTCCGTTCGGGTTCACCTTGCGGATAATGGAAAAGCTGTCGCTCACGCTGGGATCCTTCAAGGCAGCGCTGACGGAGCCGGATGCCATCGCCAAGCCGGTCATTTTTGCCACTGTCGCCAGATCGGCATTGATCTGTTTGGTCCGCTCACTGCCGCCGGTCATGCCGTTGATGTAGAAGGGCGCTGCCAGTTTCATCCCGGCCAGCTCCGTCTGCAGCGAAATATCCGCCACTTTCAGATTGGGCAAAGAATGATGGACGAAGCGCATCTTCCCGAAATCGGACAGATCGGCTGGCTGATACTGTTTTTCGGCCAGTTCGACGTGCTGGTCCTTTCTGTTTGAATCAAGCGTCATTTGGAAGCTCCTTTCGATTCCATTCGATGGGTGCCGCGGTGCGTATGTACTTGAAGACATGCAGCGGCAAGTTCATGATCCCGACTTTTTCCCATTCTGAAATCAAGGGGATGATGCCCGATTGCCTGTCGATGATGACGATGCCGCAGTCTCCTCCGCCGGCACCGGATGATTTTGCCGCACCCAGATTTTTCTCGGCCAAATCGCATAATTGCGTCAACGGGGGTGTCTCGATGACGACGCCGGTATGCGCGGTCAATTGCTGCAGCAGCAAGCGGTTCTCCCGGATGCCTGCCTGAATCGCCTGCAGATCGTTACGTTCGAAAGCTGCGATCATAGCGTTTACGCATTTTTTGCTGGCTTCCAGGAATGTCTTGTAAAAATCGTCGATGCCTCCGCGGACATCATTGACGCGATCGACGAGATGGGTGGTCGAAGCCGGCGAGCCGGTCCAGCCGATCACCAACCGCAGATTGGCTGGTGGTGTCAATGGCCGGATCATCAATTGCGGCCATGCTGTCTTTAACAACTCGGTGAGCGTCAGCTCGTTTGCCTTCTGCATTACCCATTCCCTGTCGAAACAGGCATAGGCGATCCAGCCGCCGTAGGTGCTCGCGGCGATGTCGCCGAAGGAACCGTTGCTTTTGACGGACAGATGCGCCAAAGCGGCCAATTTGTAGACCAATTCGAATTCCGGATCGATCGCATAAAATTTCAGCAACGCTTTGATGGTCGCGACCGTCACCGCACCGCTCGATCCCAGTCCGTATTTTTTACCGCTGGCGTTGTCCAACTCGCTCTTCACGGACAGATGGAAATAGGATAACGGAATCCCGGACTCTTTGATGTAGCGTTCCGTCACCTTGACCGCCTCGGTGATGTAGAGGAAAGGATTTTCGCGCTGGTCGATGACCAACTGATCCTCTTCGCGGGTCCAAGGAATCGGCAAACCGCCATACTGCGCCGATCGAATCGTCCCGGTCGTATCGGCTTCCTCCAAAGATACGGTGATGAACTGATCCAAAGCGACCAAAATCGATGGGTGGCCAGGCGTCACTACCGCGTATTCTCCGGCGATGAACAATTTGCCCGGAGCACTTGCTTCTGTTACAGTCATGAATTCAACCCTCTCTGTTCCTGTTAGTCGTTCCAATTGTAGACAGCGCGTTCGGCTGCAGTCAATTCCCGGATGCCTTTGCCGGGCTTGGTGATGATCAATTTATCCTCTGTGAAATGTTCCAACAACGCTTCTTTTATCGTTTCGGCTTGCGAAAGGCGGCACAGCACCTTCACATTCGGACCGGCATCCATCGTGACATAACAGGGAATGCCTTGTTTGCGCAAAGCCTGTGCGGTCTTGATGGCGACGATGCTGTCCGGTTCCCAATAGGAAAAAGGCGGTTCCGCCCCCAACATCGTCCCGTGCATCTTCATGCCGTTCGCTTCGGTGATTTCGCCCAAACGGATGAAATCCTTCGCGGTGATGGCTGCTTTGATGTCCTGGATATCTTTTTTCGCTGATTCCACCCAAGCTGGATAGAAGGGCGAAGTCTCGACCGTTCGTTTCATGCCGATGCGGCTGGAGACTTCCTTGGCTTGCTGGTTGACGGCCACGATGACCATGCCGATATCCCAGCCGGCATCGTCGACCGGTACTGCGAAGGAATCGTCTGAACAAGTCCCCATATCCCACTCCACAAAACCGCCGTAGATGCTGCGCGTTGCACTGCCGCTGCCGCGTCTTGCGAAAGTCGAGAGGCGCTGGGGATCCAAATCAAGGCCCAAAGCCAAGTTGGCAGCTCCTGCCAAAGCGGCGAAGGCGGAGGCGGAGGATGCCAAGCCGGCTGCAGTAGGGACATGGTTGATGCTTTCGACGTGTGCCCGCATGGCTGTCTTTTTTTCTTCACGGAACAGATCAAGGAATTTGGAGATTTTTTGCGTCTCTTTTTCGCCTTGCTTCTCGCCGTTCAGCCAGAAGGAATCCTGCTGGAAGGCTTCATCGAAGACGACCATCGTATCCGTGTAGAGTTTGTCCAAGGTCATGGAAAGGCTGCTGTTCATAGGCAGAAAGTAGGTTTCGTCCCGCTTCCCCCAATATTTGATCAGCGCGATGTTGGTATGCGCACGGACATAAGCTTTATTAGGCATTTTCAGTTCCTCCCATTAGGTAGATCCAAGTCCGGATTGCACCGGCCTGGCGTATAGCTGCTTCTATTCTTTCCGCTTCAGAGCGGGTATCGGCCAAAGCGATCATGCAACCGCCGCGTCCGCCGCCCGTCAATTTGGCGCCCAATGCTCCTGCAGACCGGGCTTCTGAAACGAGCCTGTCCAGGTCAGGGCTGGATACTTCCAGAAAAGACAACACTTCATGGGCCTGGTTCATCAATTGCCCCAATTGTGGCGGGTCATTCGCTTCGATTGCGGATTTTGCTGATTGGGCAAAACTGCCCAAACGGGTGATGGCATCCCGGTACGGTTGCGGATTTTCCCCATTCAGTTTCGCAGCGATGCTGGCTACAGCTTCCTTGGTTTGCCCGGTCACGCCGGTATCTCCGACAATCATGTAGGCCTTCAGGTTGAGCGGGAAAGCTTCGAAAGGCTGGCCTTTGATGTAGAAGAGCGGATCGTCACCGCTTGCCGTGGCTGCGTCCAGTCCGCTGGGGTTGCCGTGTGCGACCATTTCGGATATGTTGACGAGCCGGAGCAAGGTGTCTTGGTCCAACGGTTTGCCGAAATAGGCGAAAAGGGCACGGGTCAAAGCCACTGAAACGGCAGCGCTGGAACCCATGCCTCTTTCCGCAGGGATGGTGCTCGCGAGCGAAATCGCCAGGTTATCGCTTGAAACCTGCAGTTCGGCCAAAGCCGATTGGATGGCGGTCCGCATGCTTTCCAGGATTTCCGGCATTTCTGCAGCGATGCCGTTATAATAGGAGCAATCAATGGTCAAGGGACCGTCCGCTTCGCATACGGTTGCGGTCATTTCGACTGCCGGGAAGGGCAGTGCGATGGATGGCTCCCCGTGGACGACGGCATGTTCACCCATCAGGATGATTTTGCCGTGCGACTTGCCGGTTGAGCAACGTGTTTTTATCATATAGGATCGTCCTTTACTGGTTCTGAATCAAGCGGAAAAGTCGTACTTACGTTGATTCTTGCGCGTCTTCTATTATGCTTGCTGTACATGGATATTGCAAATCGGCATGACCTATTTAAAGCTTTCCGATTTGCGAAGTTGCCGCTTATGAAATTCCGACAAATTCGGCACATATTTTTTGCTATTTTCTTTCATCATTTTCATTGTATCGGAGCAAAAATGCAAAGTAAATCAAATCTTTGGGATTTTACGGAAACTTAAAAAGCTTTACCGACGCAGAAAACAAAGATTAGGTTTCAATTAAAATTAAATGTTCGTATTTGATGGGGGTTAAATTTTCAGGAAAGTATGATACAATTACCAAAAGTTTGATTATTTCCAGAAGGGAAAAGCTATGATAGAAGATAGAAATTACTACGAAATCCATCGTGAAGAATGGCAAACTTTTCATCAAGATTCCATCCCGACCATCACGGAAGAGGAACTGAAGGAATTGACATCATTGAATGATAGGCTTTCATTGGAAGATGTTAAGGATGTCTATGTGCCATTGGTGCATATGTTCGATATTTACTTGCAGCAGTACCGGAATCTTCAACGGGATAAAAGCAGATTTCTTGGCAGATCCTATGAACCGTCTCCGCTCATCATCGGCGTAACGGGTAGCGTTGCAGTCGGGAAAAGTACGACAGCGCGTGTCCTGCAGAATCTTTTGAAACGGGCCTATCCCACAAAAGCAGTCGAATTGATGACGACGGATGGCTTCCTGTATCCGAACCGGATATTGAGGGAACGCAACATCATGGACCGTAAAGGATTCCCGGAAAGTTATGATATGGAAAATTTGGTGCAATTCCTGTTGGATGTGAAGACAGGCAAGCCGAATGTCCGGTTTCCGGTCTATTCCCACCGCATCTATGATATCGTCCCTGGCGATTATGAGGAAGTGAATCATCCGGATATCCTGATTGTGGAAGGGATCAATGTGCTGCAGTTGCCGAGCAATCAGCAGATTTACGTCAGCGACTTCTTTGACTTTTCCATCTACGTGGATGCCGAGGAAGAG comes from the uncultured Trichococcus sp. genome and includes:
- the fni gene encoding type 2 isopentenyl-diphosphate Delta-isomerase, whose translation is MTLDSNRKDQHVELAEKQYQPADLSDFGKMRFVHHSLPNLKVADISLQTELAGMKLAAPFYINGMTGGSERTKQINADLATVAKMTGLAMASGSVSAALKDPSVSDSFSIIRKVNPNGRIFANIGAHHSLENAKRAVDILEADALQIHINAPQEMIMPEGDRDFTMWLRQIEEITAHVGVPVIVKEVGFGMSRETIGQLIDVGVHTIDVSGKGGTNFAAIENARRTAIAYDELENWGQSTLISLLEADVHRGKAEFLASGGIKTPLDIVKALSLGAKAAGLSGQFLHMVLSDGPEKTAETIEAWKQQITTVMAILGKTSVADLTRTDLIFQRDILDWCDMRGIDCRQYANRSVKQ
- a CDS encoding phosphomevalonate kinase — protein: MTVTEASAPGKLFIAGEYAVVTPGHPSILVALDQFITVSLEEADTTGTIRSAQYGGLPIPWTREEDQLVIDQRENPFLYITEAVKVTERYIKESGIPLSYFHLSVKSELDNASGKKYGLGSSGAVTVATIKALLKFYAIDPEFELVYKLAALAHLSVKSNGSFGDIAASTYGGWIAYACFDREWVMQKANELTLTELLKTAWPQLMIRPLTPPANLRLVIGWTGSPASTTHLVDRVNDVRGGIDDFYKTFLEASKKCVNAMIAAFERNDLQAIQAGIRENRLLLQQLTAHTGVVIETPPLTQLCDLAEKNLGAAKSSGAGGGDCGIVIIDRQSGIIPLISEWEKVGIMNLPLHVFKYIRTAAPIEWNRKELPNDA
- the mvaD gene encoding diphosphomevalonate decarboxylase; this translates as MPNKAYVRAHTNIALIKYWGKRDETYFLPMNSSLSMTLDKLYTDTMVVFDEAFQQDSFWLNGEKQGEKETQKISKFLDLFREEKKTAMRAHVESINHVPTAAGLASSASAFAALAGAANLALGLDLDPQRLSTFARRGSGSATRSIYGGFVEWDMGTCSDDSFAVPVDDAGWDIGMVIVAVNQQAKEVSSRIGMKRTVETSPFYPAWVESAKKDIQDIKAAITAKDFIRLGEITEANGMKMHGTMLGAEPPFSYWEPDSIVAIKTAQALRKQGIPCYVTMDAGPNVKVLCRLSQAETIKEALLEHFTEDKLIITKPGKGIRELTAAERAVYNWND
- the mvk gene encoding mevalonate kinase, which produces MIKTRCSTGKSHGKIILMGEHAVVHGEPSIALPFPAVEMTATVCEADGPLTIDCSYYNGIAAEMPEILESMRTAIQSALAELQVSSDNLAISLASTIPAERGMGSSAAVSVALTRALFAYFGKPLDQDTLLRLVNISEMVAHGNPSGLDAATASGDDPLFYIKGQPFEAFPLNLKAYMIVGDTGVTGQTKEAVASIAAKLNGENPQPYRDAITRLGSFAQSAKSAIEANDPPQLGQLMNQAHEVLSFLEVSSPDLDRLVSEARSAGALGAKLTGGGRGGCMIALADTRSEAERIEAAIRQAGAIRTWIYLMGGTENA
- the coaA gene encoding type I pantothenate kinase translates to MIEDRNYYEIHREEWQTFHQDSIPTITEEELKELTSLNDRLSLEDVKDVYVPLVHMFDIYLQQYRNLQRDKSRFLGRSYEPSPLIIGVTGSVAVGKSTTARVLQNLLKRAYPTKAVELMTTDGFLYPNRILRERNIMDRKGFPESYDMENLVQFLLDVKTGKPNVRFPVYSHRIYDIVPGDYEEVNHPDILIVEGINVLQLPSNQQIYVSDFFDFSIYVDAEEEMIEKWYIERFEMLMDLAIDQPDNYYYNYAIGKREDAIEMARGVWKRVNLKNLREYIYPTITRANLVIHKTTNHFIDELYIKKY